GCTATAATAGAAAAGGCCAGACTAGAAGCTCAGATAAATAGGATAACATACAATGAGCCCATAAGAGTGGAGAGCCTAGCTAAGAAGATATGTGATATGAAACAACTCTACACACAACACGGTGGTGTGAGACCCTTCGGAACAGCCCTGATCATAGGAGGAGTCAATGGAAAAGGATGCCGACTATTCGAAACAGACCCCAGCGGAGCCCTAATAGAATACAAGGCAACAGCAATAGGCGCTGGAAGACCAATAGCAATGGAAGAATTCGAGAAGAAATACCGCGACGATCTAACCCTAGAGGAAGCTATCAACCTAGCCTTGGATGCAATATACGAGGCCACAGAAGGTAAAACCACACCTGAAAGTGTTGAAATAGCAATAATCGATGCAAAGGATAAAAAATATAGGAAATTATCAGATGATGAAATAAGAGACCATGTTGAAGAACTCCTAATAAGGAAGGA
The nucleotide sequence above comes from Methanothermobacter tenebrarum. Encoded proteins:
- the psmA gene encoding archaeal proteasome endopeptidase complex subunit alpha, with protein sequence MQPLQSAGYDRAITVFSPDGRLFQVEYAREAVKRGTTSLGVKSKEGIVLAVDKRPTSKLVEPKSIEKIFQIDEHIGAATSGLVADARAIIEKARLEAQINRITYNEPIRVESLAKKICDMKQLYTQHGGVRPFGTALIIGGVNGKGCRLFETDPSGALIEYKATAIGAGRPIAMEEFEKKYRDDLTLEEAINLALDAIYEATEGKTTPESVEIAIIDAKDKKYRKLSDDEIRDHVEELLIRKEKEEEEE